The following coding sequences are from one Leptospira mayottensis 200901116 window:
- a CDS encoding DEAD/DEAH box helicase, translating to MKKLKFSELNLSAEIQNAILEMGFEEASPIQSEAIPVILKGKDIIGHAQTGTGKTAAFAIPTIELLEVESKHLQALILCPTRELVIQVSEQFRKLMKYKGNFEVVPVYGGQEIERQLRALRKNPQIVIATPGRMMDHMRRGSIRLNDIKIVILDEADEMLDMGFREDMEFILKDTPIDRQTIMFSATMTDDILTLMKRFQKHPQIIDVTHQKLSAPKIEQIYYEIQENAKGEALARLIEYRNVKLALVFCNTKAQVDTVVELLKSRGYFAEALHGDLNQKQRDKVMNGFRNGNIEILVATDVAGRGIDVSNVEAVFNYDLPRDGEDYVHRIGRTGRAGKKGIAFSFIVGKQIYNLKKIERINGIKIEAGKIPTLDDLEETKIHSYTSKVRSIVDAGHIGKYVNQVEKLMGDDYTALDIAAALFKMTILRDSVTFDDSVQFESNFKYEERNSFKKKPGKHRDRNFGRSGSGSRTKSNPGSHSGNSSNNGSHSKFSKGDKNQKSGGPSSFKKKKK from the coding sequence ATGAAAAAACTCAAGTTTAGCGAACTAAACTTATCCGCCGAAATTCAAAACGCGATCCTGGAAATGGGCTTTGAAGAAGCCTCTCCCATTCAATCAGAAGCAATTCCAGTCATATTAAAGGGAAAAGATATTATCGGACACGCTCAAACTGGCACCGGTAAAACAGCCGCATTTGCAATTCCGACGATTGAACTTCTTGAAGTAGAAAGTAAACATTTACAAGCCTTAATTCTTTGTCCGACTAGAGAATTAGTCATCCAAGTCAGCGAACAATTCCGTAAACTGATGAAATACAAAGGAAACTTCGAAGTCGTCCCTGTTTATGGTGGTCAAGAAATAGAAAGACAACTCAGGGCGCTTCGTAAAAATCCTCAGATTGTAATCGCAACTCCCGGAAGAATGATGGACCACATGAGAAGAGGTTCCATACGTCTCAATGATATTAAGATCGTGATCCTGGACGAAGCCGACGAAATGCTGGATATGGGCTTCCGCGAAGACATGGAATTTATTCTAAAAGATACTCCCATAGATCGTCAGACGATCATGTTTTCCGCTACGATGACGGATGATATTCTTACCTTGATGAAAAGATTTCAAAAACATCCTCAAATCATCGACGTAACTCATCAGAAATTGAGCGCACCCAAAATCGAACAAATCTACTATGAGATTCAAGAGAATGCCAAAGGAGAAGCTCTCGCGAGATTGATCGAATATAGAAACGTAAAACTCGCATTAGTATTTTGTAATACAAAAGCGCAAGTGGATACCGTCGTAGAATTGTTGAAATCGAGAGGTTACTTCGCGGAAGCCCTTCACGGAGATCTAAATCAGAAACAAAGGGACAAAGTAATGAACGGATTTCGAAACGGAAATATCGAAATCTTAGTCGCGACCGACGTGGCCGGAAGAGGAATCGACGTTAGCAATGTCGAGGCGGTATTCAACTACGACCTTCCAAGAGACGGGGAAGACTACGTCCACAGAATCGGAAGAACAGGAAGAGCCGGCAAAAAAGGAATCGCGTTCTCCTTTATCGTCGGAAAACAAATCTATAATCTTAAAAAGATAGAACGAATCAATGGAATTAAAATCGAGGCAGGAAAAATTCCTACGTTAGACGATCTTGAAGAAACTAAAATTCATTCCTATACTTCCAAAGTTAGATCCATTGTGGATGCGGGTCATATCGGCAAGTATGTAAACCAAGTGGAAAAATTGATGGGAGACGATTATACAGCGCTGGATATCGCCGCCGCTTTGTTTAAGATGACGATCCTCAGGGACAGTGTTACTTTCGATGATTCCGTACAATTCGAATCAAATTTTAAATACGAAGAAAGAAATTCCTTCAAAAAGAAACCCGGAAAGCACAGAGATCGGAATTTTGGAAGATCCGGTTCGGGATCCAGAACCAAATCAAATCCAGGCTCACATTCCGGCAATAGTTCCAATAACGGGTCTCATTCTAAATTTTCCAAAGGAGATAAAAATCAAAAATCAGGTGGACCATCTTCTTTCAAAAAAAAGAAGAAATAA